DNA from Stenotrophomonas acidaminiphila:
TCGCCATCCAGGTCGACTCGTACCGCGAGTTCCTGCAGGAGAACGTTGACCCGGCCAAGCGCTCCGACCACGGCCTGCACGCCGCGCTGAAGTCGGTGTTCCCGATCTCCAGCTACAGCGGCAATGCCGCCCTGGAGTACGTGGGCTACAAGCTGGGCGAGCCGGTGTTCGACGAGCGCGAGTGCCGCCAGCGCGGCATGAGCTACGGCGCGCCGCTGCGCGTGACCGTGCGCCTGGTCATCTACGACAAGGAATCGTCCACCAAGGCGATCAAGTACGTGAAGGAGCAGGAGGTCTACCTCGGCGAAATCCCGCTGATGACCGACAACGGCACCTTCATCGTCAACGGTACCGAGCGCGTCATCGTGTCGCAGCTGCACCGTTCGCCGGGCGTGTTCTTCGACCACGACCGCGGCAAGACCCACAGCTCGGGCAAGCTGCTGTACAGCGCCCGCATCATTCCCTACCGCGGTTCCTGGCTGGACTTCGAGTTCGACCCGAAGGACGCGCTGTTCACCCGCATCGACCGCCGCCGCAAGCTGCCGGTGTCGATCCTGCTGCGCGCGCTCGGCTACAACAACGAAGAAATGCTCAACGAGTTCTTCGACATCAACACCTTCCACATCCTGCCGGAAGGCGAGGGTGTGCAGCTGGAGCTGGTGGCCGAGCGCCTGCGCGGCGAGACCCTGGGCTTCGACCTGGCCGATGGCGACAAGGTCATCGTGGAAGCCGGCAAGCGCATCACCGCGCGCCACGTCAAGCAGCTGCAGGCCTCGGGCATCGCCGCGCTGGCCGTGCCGGACGACTACCTGGTCGGCCGCATCCTGTCGCATGACGTGGTCGACGCCAACACCGGCGAACTGCTGGCCCAGGCCAACGACGAGATCACCGAAGAGCAGCTGCAGAACTTCCGCAAGGCCGGCGTCGACGCGGTCGGCACCCTGTGGGTGAACGACCTGGATCGTGGCCCGTACCTGTCCAACACCTTGCGCATCGACCCGACCAAGACCCAGCTCGAGGCCCTGGTCGAGATCTATCGCATGATGCGCCCGGGCGAGCCGCCGACCAAGGACGCCGCGCAGAACCTGTTCCACAACCTGTTCTTCACCTTCGAGCGCTACGACCTGTCCACGGTCGGCCGCATGAAGTTCAACCGCCGCGTCGGCCGCAAGGAAGTCACCGGCGAAGCCGTGCTGTACGACAGCAAGTACTTCGGCGAGCGCAACGACGAAGAGTCCAAGCGCCTGGTTTCCGCGCACGGCGACGGCTCGGACATCCTCGACGTGATCAAGGTCCTGACCGAGATCCGCAACGGCCGTGGCGTGGTGGACGACATCGACCACCTGGGCAACCGCCGCGTGCGTTCGGTCGGCGAAATGGCCGAGAACGTGTTCCGCGTGGGCCTGGTCCGCGTCGAACGCGCGGTCAAGGAGCGCCTGTCGATGGCCGAGTCCGAAGGCCTGACCCCGCAGGAGCTGATCAACGCCAAGCCGGTCGCCGCTGCCATCAAGGAATTCTTCGGTTCCTCGCAGCTGTCGCAGTTCATGGACCAGAACAACCCGCTGTCGGAAGTGACGCACAAGCGCCGCGTCTCGGCACTGGGCCCGGGCGGCCTGACCCGCGAGCGCGCCGGCTTCGAAGTGCGCGACGTGCACCCGACCCACTACGGCCGCGTCTGCACCATCGAAACCCCGGAAGGCCCGAACATCGGCCTGATCAACTCGCTGGCGGTGTTCGCCCGCACCAACCAGTACGGCTTCCTCGAGACGCCGTACCGCAAGGTCGTGGACGGCAAGGTCACCGACGACGTCGAGTACCTGTCGGCGATCGAGGAGAACGAGTACGTCATCGCCCAGGCCAACGCCCTGACCGATGCCAAGAACATGCTCACCGAGCAGTTCGTGCCGTGCCGTTACCAGGGCGAGTCGCTGCTGAAGCCGCCGGCGGAAGTGCACTTCATGGACGTCTCGCCGATGCAGACCGTGTCGGTCGCCGCGGCGCTGGTGCCGTTCCTGGAGCACGATGACGCCAACCGCGCACTGATGGGCGCGAACATGCAGCGCCAGGCTGTTCCGACCCTGCGCGCGCAGAAGCCGCTGGTCGGCACCGGCATCGAGCGCGCCGTGGCGCGTGACTCGGGCGTGACCGTGAATGCCCGTCGCGGTGGCGAGATCGTGCAGATCGACGCCGGCCGCATCGTGGTCAAGGTCAACGAGAACGAGATCACCGACGCCACCGACGCCGGCGTCGACATCTACAACCTGATCAAGTACACCCGCTCGAACCAGAACACCTGTATCAACCAGCGTCCGCTGGTGAAGGTGGGTGACGTCATCGCCCGCGGCGACGTGCTGGCCGACGGTCCGTCGACCGACATCGGCGAACTGGCCCTGGGCCAGAACATGCTGATCGCGTTCATGCCGTGGAACGGCTACAACTTCGAAGACTCCATCCTGCTCTCCGAGCGCGTGGTGGAAGAGGATCGCTACACCACGATCCACATCGAGGAGCTGACCTGCGTCGCGCGCGACACCAAGCTGGGGCCGGAGGAAATCTCGGCCGACATCCCGAACGTCTCCGAGCAGGCGCTGAACCGCCTGGACGAGAGCGGCGTGGTGTACATCGGTGCCGAAGTCCGCGCCGGCGACATCCTGGTGGGCAAGGTCACGCCGAAGGGCGAGAGCCAGCTGACCCCGGAAGAGAAGCTGCTGCGCGCGATCTTCGGCGAGAAGGCGTCCGACGTTAAGGACAGCTCGCTGCGCGTGCCGCCGGGCATGGACGGCACCGTCATCGACGTGCAGGTATTCACCCGCGACGGCATCGAGAAGGACAAGCGCGCGCGCCAGATCGAAGAGAACGAGATCAAGCGCGTCAAGAAGGACTTCGACGACCAGTTCCGCATCCTGGAAGCGGCGATCTACGCGCGCCTGCGTTCGCAGATCGTGGGCAAGGTGGCCAATGGCGGTGCCGGCCTGAAGAAGGGCGACACCATCACCGACGCCTTCCTGGACGGCCTGAAGAAGGCCGACTGGTTCACCCTGCGCATGAAGGACGAGGATGCTTCGGAAGCCATCGAGCGCGCCCAGAAGCAGATCCAGGCGCACGAGAAGGAGTTCGAGCGCCGCTTCGCCGACAAGCGCGGCAAGATCACCCAGGGCGACGATCTGGCCCCGGGCGTGCTGAAGATGGTCAAGGTGTTCCTGGCGGTGAAGCGCCGCATCCAGCCGGGCGACAAGATGGCAGGCCGCCACGGCAACAAGGGTGTGGTCTCCAACGTGGTGCCGGTCGAGGACATGCCGTACATGGCCGACGGTACCTCGGTGGACATCTGCCTGAACCCGCTGGGCGTGCCGTCGCGCATGAACATCGGCCAGATCCTCGAAGTGCACCTGGGCTGGGCCGCCAAGGGCCTGGGCAAGCGCATCCAGAAGATGCTGGAGCAGCAGCGCGCGGTGAGCGAGCTGCGCGAGTTCCTCGGCAAGATCTACAACCACGACAGCAAGCTGTCCGGTGATCGCGTCGACCTGTCCCAGTTCAGCGACGAGGAGCTGGTGGCGCTGGCCAAGAACCTGACCGACGGCGTGCCGATGGCCACCCCGGTGTTCGACGGCGCGCACGAGGACGAGATCCGCGAGATGCTGAACCTGGCATACCCGGATGGCGACAAGGACACCGAGCAGTTGGGCTTCAACGCCAGCAAGACGCAGATGCAGCTGTACGACGGCCGCACCGGCGAGGCGTTCGACCGCAAGACCACCGTCGGCTACATGCACTACCTGAAGCTGAACCACCTGGTCGACGACAAGATGCACGCCCGTTCGACCGGTCCGTACTCGCTCGTCACCCAGCAGCCGCTGGGCGGCAAGGCGCAGTTCGGCGGCCAGCGCTTCGGTGAGATGGAAGTCTGGGCGCTGGAAGCCTACGGCGCGGCCTACACCCTGCAGGAAATGCTGACGGTGAAGTCCGACGACGTGCAGGGCCGCAACCAGATGTACAAGAACATCGTCGACGGCGAGCACGAGATGGTCGCGGGCATGCCGGAGTCCTTCAACGTGCTGGTGAAGGAAATCCGCTCCCTGGCCATCAACATGGAACTGGAAGACAACTGATCGAGCAGGCGCCGCCGCAGTGATGCGGCGGCGCCGCCGGCAGCGCCCTGACAGCCCATCGACACAGCATTCCTCCTTTCGGAGAACACCATGAAAGACCTGCTCAATCTCTTCAACCAGCAGCGCCAGACGCTGGACTTCGACGCGATCAAGATCGGCCTGGCTTCGCCGGACCTGATCCGCTCCTGGTCCTTCGGCGAGGTGAAGAAGCCGGAAACCATCAATTACCGCACCTTCAAGCCGGAACGCGACGGCCTGTTCTGCGCCGCCATCTTCGGCCCGGTGAAGGACTACGAGTGCCTGTGCGGCAAGTACAAGCGCATGAAGCACCGCGGCGTCGTGTGCGAGAAGTGCGGCACCGAAGTGACCCTGGCCAAGGTGCGCCGCGAGCGCATGGGCCACATCGACCTGGCTTCGCCGGTCGCCCACATCTGGTTCCTCAAGTCGCTGCCGTCGCGCATCGGCCTGATGCTGGACATGACCCTGCGCGACATCGAGCGCGTGCTGTACTTCGAAGCGTACGTGGTGACCGAGCCGGGCCTGACCGCCCTGGAGCGCCGCCAGCTGCTGACCGAAGAGCAGTACCTGCAGGCGCGCCAGGAGCACGGTGACGACTTCGACGCCGCCATGGGCGCCGAGGCCGTGTACGAGCTGCTGCGCACCATCGACCTGCAGGCCGAGATGGTGAAGCTGAAGGAGGAGATCGCCTCCACCGGTTCGGAAACCAAGCTCAAGCGCCTGACCAAGCGGATCAAGCTGGTCGAGGCCTTCCTGGAATCGGGCAACCGTCCGGAATGGATGGTCATGACCGTGCTGCCGGTGCTGCCGCCGGACCTGCGCCCGCTGGTGCCGCTGGACGGTGGCCGCTTTGCGACCTCCGACCTGAACGACCTGTACCGCCGCGTCATCAACCGCAACAACCGCCTGCGCCGCCTGCTGGAGCTCAACGCGCCGGACATCATCGTGCGCAACGAAAAGCGCATGCTGCAGGAATCGGTTGACGCGCTGCTGGACAACGGCCGCCGCGGCCGTGCCATCACCGGCACCAACAAGCGCCCGCTCAAGTCGCTGGCCGACATGATCAAGGGCAAGCAGGGTCGCTTCCGCCAGAACCTGCTGGGCAAGCGCGTGGACTACTCCGGCCGTTCGGTGATCACCGTCGGTCCGTACCTGAAGCTGCACCAGTGCGGCCTGCCGAAGAAGATGGCGCTGGAGCTGTTCAAGCCGTTCGTGTTCGCCAAGCTGCAGCGTCGCGGCCTGGCCACCACCATCAAGGCCGCCAAGAAGCTGGTCGAGCGCGAGGAAGGCGAGGTCTGGGACATCCTGGAAGAAGTCATCCGCGAGCATCCGGTGCTGCTGAACCGCGCGCCGACCCTGCACCGCCTCGGCATCCAGGCGTTCGAGCCGCTGCTGATCGAAGGCAAGGCGATCCAGCTGCACCCGCTGGTCTGCACCGCGTTCAACGCCGACTTCGACGGTGACCAGATGGCCGTGCACGTGCCGCTTTCGCTGGAAGCCCAGCTGGAAGCGCGTGCGCTGATGATGTCCACCAACAACATCCTGTCGCCGGCCAACGGCGAGCCGATCATCGTGCCGTCGCAGGACGTGGTGTTGGGTCTGTACTACCTCAGCCGCGCCCTGATCAACAAGAAGGGCGAGGGCATGGTGTTCGCCAACACCAACGAAGTGAAGCGCGCCTACGACAACCGCGTGGTCGAGCTGCACGCCAAGGTCAAGGTGCGCATCACCCAGGTCGAGCGCGACGAACAGGGCAACAAGGTCAGCAGGACCTCGATCCAGGACACGACCGTCGGCCGTGCGCTGCTGAGCGAGATCATGCCCGAGGGCCTGCCGTTCGAGCTGTGCAACACCGAGATGACCAAGAAGAACATCTCGCGCCTGATCAACCAGAGCTACCGTCTGCTCGGCCTGAAGGACACCGTGGTGTTCGCCGACAAGCTGATGTACACCGGCTACGCCTACGCGACCCGCGCCGGCGTGTCGATCGGCATCGACGACATGCTGATCCCGGACGAGAAGAAGGGCATCCTGGGCGAAGCCGAGCAGGAAGTGCTGGAAATCCAGGAGCAGTACCAGTCGGGCCTGGTCACCGCCGGCGAGCGCTACAACAAGGTGGTCGATATCTGGTCGCGTACCAACGAGCGCATTGCCAAGGCGATGATGGAAACCATCGGTACCGAGAAGGTCGAGGACGCCGAGGGCAAGCTGGTCGACCAGAAGTCGATGAACTCGCTGTACATCATGGCCGACTCCGGCGCCCGTGGTAGCCAGGCACAGATCCGCCAGCTGGCCGGCATGCGTGGCCTGATGGCCCGTCCGGATGGCTCGATCATCGAGACGCCCATCAAGGCGAACTTCCGCGAAGGCCTGAACGTGCAGGAGTACTTCAACTCCACCCACGGTGCCCGTAAGGGTCTGGCCGATACCGCGCTGAAGACCGCGAACTCCGGTTACCTGACCCGCCGCCTGGTCGACGTGGCGCAGGACGTGGTGATCACCGAAGTCGACTGCGGCACCGTCGATGGCCTGACCATGACCCCGATCGTGGAAGGCGGCGATGTGGTCGAGCCGCTGAAGGACCGCGTGCTGGGCCGCGTCGTGGCCGAGGACGTGTTCCTGCCGGGCAACGACGAGGATCCGATCGTCACCCGCAACACGCTGCTCGACGAAGCCTGGGTGCAGAAGCTCGAGGACGCCGGCGTGCAGTCGATCAAGGTGCGCTCGACCATCACCTGCGAAAGCTCGTTCGGCGTGTGCTCGCGCTGCTACGGCCGCGACCTGGCCCGTGGCCACCTGGTCAACATCGGCGAAGCGGTCGGCGTCATCGCCGCGCAGTCGATCGGTGAGCCGGGTACCCAGCTGACCATGCGTACGTTCCACATCGGTGGCGCGGCATCGCGTGCGGCGGCGGTGGACAACATCACCGTCAAGACCACCGGTTCGGTGAAGTTCAACAACCTCAAGCACGTCGACCACGCCAACGGTTCGCTGGTGGCGGTGTCGCGTTCGGGCGAAGTGTCGGTGCTCGACGCCCACGGCCGCGAGCGCGAGCGCTACAAGCTGCCGTACGGTGCCACCATCACGGTCAAGGACGGTGCCGAGATCAAGGCCGGCCAGACCGTGGCCAACTGGGATCCGCACAACCACCCGATCGTGTCGGAAGTGGCCGGCTTCATCCGCTTCATCGACTTCATCGACGGCGTCACCGTCATCGAGAAGACCGACGAGCTGACCGGCCTGGCCTCGCGCGAGATCACCGATCCGAAGCGTCGTGGCTCGCAGGCCAAGGATCTGCGTCCGCTGGTGCGCATCGTCGATGCCAAGGGCAACGACCTGACCATCCCGGGCACCGACCTGCCGGCGCAGTACCTGCTGCCGCCGCGCTCGATCGTCAACCTGCAGGACGGCGCCCCTGTGGGCGTGGGCGACGTGGTCGCCAAGATCCCGCAGGAAGCGTCCAAGACCCGCGACATCACTGGTGGTCTGCCGCGCGTGGCCGACCTGTTCGAGGCGCGCAAGCCGAAGGATCCGGCGATCCTGGCCGAGCGTTCGGGCATCATCAGCTTCGGCAAGGACACCAAGGGCAAGCAGCGCCTGATCATCAAGGACACCGATGGTTCCGAGCACGAGGAGCTGATTCCGAAGTACCGCCAGATCATCGTGTTCGAAGGCGAGCACGTCAGCCGCGGTGAAACCATCGTGGACGGCGAGCCGAGCCCGCAGGACATCCTGCGCCTGAAGGGCGTTGAGGAGCTGGCGCGCTACCTGGTCAAGGAAATCC
Protein-coding regions in this window:
- a CDS encoding DNA-directed RNA polymerase subunit beta, with the protein product MTSYSYTEKKRIRKDFGKQRSILEVPFLLAIQVDSYREFLQENVDPAKRSDHGLHAALKSVFPISSYSGNAALEYVGYKLGEPVFDERECRQRGMSYGAPLRVTVRLVIYDKESSTKAIKYVKEQEVYLGEIPLMTDNGTFIVNGTERVIVSQLHRSPGVFFDHDRGKTHSSGKLLYSARIIPYRGSWLDFEFDPKDALFTRIDRRRKLPVSILLRALGYNNEEMLNEFFDINTFHILPEGEGVQLELVAERLRGETLGFDLADGDKVIVEAGKRITARHVKQLQASGIAALAVPDDYLVGRILSHDVVDANTGELLAQANDEITEEQLQNFRKAGVDAVGTLWVNDLDRGPYLSNTLRIDPTKTQLEALVEIYRMMRPGEPPTKDAAQNLFHNLFFTFERYDLSTVGRMKFNRRVGRKEVTGEAVLYDSKYFGERNDEESKRLVSAHGDGSDILDVIKVLTEIRNGRGVVDDIDHLGNRRVRSVGEMAENVFRVGLVRVERAVKERLSMAESEGLTPQELINAKPVAAAIKEFFGSSQLSQFMDQNNPLSEVTHKRRVSALGPGGLTRERAGFEVRDVHPTHYGRVCTIETPEGPNIGLINSLAVFARTNQYGFLETPYRKVVDGKVTDDVEYLSAIEENEYVIAQANALTDAKNMLTEQFVPCRYQGESLLKPPAEVHFMDVSPMQTVSVAAALVPFLEHDDANRALMGANMQRQAVPTLRAQKPLVGTGIERAVARDSGVTVNARRGGEIVQIDAGRIVVKVNENEITDATDAGVDIYNLIKYTRSNQNTCINQRPLVKVGDVIARGDVLADGPSTDIGELALGQNMLIAFMPWNGYNFEDSILLSERVVEEDRYTTIHIEELTCVARDTKLGPEEISADIPNVSEQALNRLDESGVVYIGAEVRAGDILVGKVTPKGESQLTPEEKLLRAIFGEKASDVKDSSLRVPPGMDGTVIDVQVFTRDGIEKDKRARQIEENEIKRVKKDFDDQFRILEAAIYARLRSQIVGKVANGGAGLKKGDTITDAFLDGLKKADWFTLRMKDEDASEAIERAQKQIQAHEKEFERRFADKRGKITQGDDLAPGVLKMVKVFLAVKRRIQPGDKMAGRHGNKGVVSNVVPVEDMPYMADGTSVDICLNPLGVPSRMNIGQILEVHLGWAAKGLGKRIQKMLEQQRAVSELREFLGKIYNHDSKLSGDRVDLSQFSDEELVALAKNLTDGVPMATPVFDGAHEDEIREMLNLAYPDGDKDTEQLGFNASKTQMQLYDGRTGEAFDRKTTVGYMHYLKLNHLVDDKMHARSTGPYSLVTQQPLGGKAQFGGQRFGEMEVWALEAYGAAYTLQEMLTVKSDDVQGRNQMYKNIVDGEHEMVAGMPESFNVLVKEIRSLAINMELEDN
- a CDS encoding DNA-directed RNA polymerase subunit beta', translating into MKDLLNLFNQQRQTLDFDAIKIGLASPDLIRSWSFGEVKKPETINYRTFKPERDGLFCAAIFGPVKDYECLCGKYKRMKHRGVVCEKCGTEVTLAKVRRERMGHIDLASPVAHIWFLKSLPSRIGLMLDMTLRDIERVLYFEAYVVTEPGLTALERRQLLTEEQYLQARQEHGDDFDAAMGAEAVYELLRTIDLQAEMVKLKEEIASTGSETKLKRLTKRIKLVEAFLESGNRPEWMVMTVLPVLPPDLRPLVPLDGGRFATSDLNDLYRRVINRNNRLRRLLELNAPDIIVRNEKRMLQESVDALLDNGRRGRAITGTNKRPLKSLADMIKGKQGRFRQNLLGKRVDYSGRSVITVGPYLKLHQCGLPKKMALELFKPFVFAKLQRRGLATTIKAAKKLVEREEGEVWDILEEVIREHPVLLNRAPTLHRLGIQAFEPLLIEGKAIQLHPLVCTAFNADFDGDQMAVHVPLSLEAQLEARALMMSTNNILSPANGEPIIVPSQDVVLGLYYLSRALINKKGEGMVFANTNEVKRAYDNRVVELHAKVKVRITQVERDEQGNKVSRTSIQDTTVGRALLSEIMPEGLPFELCNTEMTKKNISRLINQSYRLLGLKDTVVFADKLMYTGYAYATRAGVSIGIDDMLIPDEKKGILGEAEQEVLEIQEQYQSGLVTAGERYNKVVDIWSRTNERIAKAMMETIGTEKVEDAEGKLVDQKSMNSLYIMADSGARGSQAQIRQLAGMRGLMARPDGSIIETPIKANFREGLNVQEYFNSTHGARKGLADTALKTANSGYLTRRLVDVAQDVVITEVDCGTVDGLTMTPIVEGGDVVEPLKDRVLGRVVAEDVFLPGNDEDPIVTRNTLLDEAWVQKLEDAGVQSIKVRSTITCESSFGVCSRCYGRDLARGHLVNIGEAVGVIAAQSIGEPGTQLTMRTFHIGGAASRAAAVDNITVKTTGSVKFNNLKHVDHANGSLVAVSRSGEVSVLDAHGRERERYKLPYGATITVKDGAEIKAGQTVANWDPHNHPIVSEVAGFIRFIDFIDGVTVIEKTDELTGLASREITDPKRRGSQAKDLRPLVRIVDAKGNDLTIPGTDLPAQYLLPPRSIVNLQDGAPVGVGDVVAKIPQEASKTRDITGGLPRVADLFEARKPKDPAILAERSGIISFGKDTKGKQRLIIKDTDGSEHEELIPKYRQIIVFEGEHVSRGETIVDGEPSPQDILRLKGVEELARYLVKEIQDVYRLQGVKINDKHIEVISRQMLRKVEIVDQGGSKFLNGEQAERQRVIEENAKLVTRNELPARFEPVLLGITKASLATESFISAASFQETTRVLTEAAVRGTADNLRGLKENVIVGRLIPAGTGLAYHTKRRRGASGLTESEIETLAGTAVIESEVAPAEAEQAAGGEE